In Polynucleobacter arcticus, the following proteins share a genomic window:
- the bioB gene encoding biotin synthase BioB, giving the protein MQATQTAEKPLTQVKSQKDLHKEVDASGAWSVAQVEALFALPLSDLMFKAQETHRAYFPDGDVELATLLSIKTGGCPEDCSYCPQAARYDTDVKANKLMDLEEVLEAAKAAKAAGSNRFCMGAAWREPKDRDIEKVTAMIKGVKALGLETCATLGMLEANQAQALQEAGLDFYNHNLDTSEDFYRSVISTRGYQDRLDTISNVRAAGMSVCCGGIVGMGESREQRAAFLARLANLSPYPESVPINHLVPVAGTPLADQKPLDPLEFVRTIAVARITMPRARVRLSAGRQELGRAVQAMCFQAGANSIFYGEQLLTTANPEAEQDRELLAELGLKTKQSHKAEVLI; this is encoded by the coding sequence ATGCAGGCCACCCAAACAGCTGAAAAACCCCTCACCCAAGTGAAATCCCAAAAGGATTTACATAAAGAAGTCGATGCATCAGGCGCTTGGTCAGTGGCCCAAGTTGAGGCTTTGTTTGCTCTCCCATTGAGTGATTTGATGTTCAAAGCGCAAGAGACTCATCGTGCCTATTTTCCCGATGGTGATGTGGAATTGGCAACCTTGTTATCCATCAAAACTGGTGGTTGCCCAGAGGACTGCAGCTACTGTCCGCAGGCTGCCCGCTATGACACCGATGTCAAAGCGAATAAGTTAATGGACTTAGAGGAAGTGCTTGAGGCGGCTAAAGCGGCAAAAGCAGCTGGATCTAACCGTTTCTGTATGGGCGCCGCTTGGCGGGAGCCTAAAGACAGAGATATTGAAAAAGTGACTGCCATGATCAAGGGTGTAAAGGCTTTGGGCCTTGAAACCTGCGCCACTCTGGGCATGCTGGAAGCGAACCAGGCCCAAGCTCTGCAAGAGGCAGGTTTGGACTTCTATAACCACAATTTGGATACTAGCGAGGACTTCTATCGCTCGGTGATCTCGACCCGAGGTTATCAAGACCGGTTGGATACGATTTCTAATGTGCGTGCCGCAGGTATGTCAGTGTGTTGTGGCGGTATTGTCGGGATGGGTGAATCACGCGAGCAACGCGCAGCATTTTTAGCCCGTCTAGCCAACTTAAGTCCTTACCCAGAATCGGTTCCTATTAATCATCTCGTGCCTGTGGCTGGGACCCCGTTGGCTGACCAGAAGCCTCTGGACCCACTGGAATTTGTGAGAACTATTGCGGTAGCCCGCATTACTATGCCGCGTGCACGCGTACGTTTATCGGCTGGTCGACAGGAGCTCGGAAGAGCAGTTCAGGCAATGTGTTTTCAAGCGGGTGCCAACTCCATTTTTTATGGTGAGCAACTACTCACTACCGCCAATCCTGAGGCGGAGCAAGACCGCGAGCTTTTGGCTGAGTTGGGATTAAAAACCAAGCAGAGCCATAAAGCCGAAGTTTTAATCTAG
- the coq7 gene encoding 2-polyprenyl-3-methyl-6-methoxy-1,4-benzoquinone monooxygenase, giving the protein MALIDRFIMEFDTALRSVVGGAHAHRPMPGLEAQLASLLDAKEREHAAGLMRVNHVGEVCAQALYQAQKLVARNPEIRQMLDHSAQEEMDHLAWCETRLQELGSHTSYFNPIWYAGSFAIGLAAGLAGDKWSLGFVAETEKQVENHLESHLKELPVDDQRSRAIVDRMRIDEIEHGQAAISAGGAVLPEPIQKFMQAMSKVMTTTAYKI; this is encoded by the coding sequence ATGGCGTTGATAGATCGCTTCATTATGGAGTTTGATACGGCACTACGCTCTGTAGTTGGAGGTGCCCATGCTCATCGTCCCATGCCGGGATTGGAGGCTCAGTTAGCTAGTCTATTGGATGCCAAAGAGCGGGAACACGCTGCTGGATTAATGCGCGTCAATCATGTCGGTGAAGTGTGTGCTCAAGCCCTCTATCAAGCCCAGAAATTAGTCGCACGTAACCCTGAGATTCGGCAGATGTTGGATCACTCTGCTCAAGAAGAAATGGATCATTTAGCTTGGTGCGAAACGCGACTTCAAGAGCTCGGCTCGCACACCAGTTATTTCAACCCAATTTGGTATGCAGGATCCTTTGCGATTGGCTTGGCTGCTGGCTTAGCGGGCGATAAATGGAGTCTCGGATTCGTTGCTGAAACTGAAAAACAGGTGGAAAATCACTTAGAGAGCCACCTCAAAGAATTGCCTGTAGACGATCAGCGCTCGCGGGCCATTGTCGATCGAATGCGTATCGATGAAATTGAGCATGGGCAGGCTGCAATTTCTGCTGGTGGAGCGGTATTACCAGAGCCGATTCAGAAGTTCATGCAGGCAATGTCAAAAGTAATGACAACAACTGCCTACAAAATCTAG
- the mraZ gene encoding division/cell wall cluster transcriptional repressor MraZ — protein MFQGASALNLDAKGRMSVPAKHRDALLVQGEGRITLTKHPDGCLLLFPRPEWETFRSRVAQLPMDAHWWRRIFLGNAAEVDLDSAGRILVSPELRSAAGIEKEVMLLGMGSHLELWDAATYAAKEQAAIAQGMPEALKQFNF, from the coding sequence GTGTTTCAAGGTGCGTCAGCTCTCAATTTAGATGCAAAAGGCCGCATGTCTGTGCCGGCAAAGCATCGTGACGCCTTGTTAGTTCAAGGTGAGGGTCGAATTACGCTCACAAAACACCCGGATGGATGCCTTCTGTTATTCCCTCGCCCTGAATGGGAAACTTTCCGCTCTCGTGTTGCACAACTTCCCATGGATGCCCATTGGTGGCGTCGAATCTTCCTCGGTAATGCGGCGGAAGTCGATTTGGATAGCGCCGGAAGAATTTTAGTCAGCCCAGAGTTGCGATCAGCTGCGGGCATTGAAAAAGAAGTGATGCTGCTCGGCATGGGTAGTCATCTGGAGTTGTGGGATGCCGCTACTTATGCTGCAAAAGAACAGGCTGCCATTGCACAAGGTATGCCTGAAGCCCTGAAGCAATTTAATTTTTGA
- the rsmH gene encoding 16S rRNA (cytosine(1402)-N(4))-methyltransferase RsmH, with product MNITHRPVLLAEAVTALISGPRIASPAASKNLLLIDGTFGRGGHTQALLARLPSDARMISFDKDLDAIAVAESISDPRLHIVHDSFAQMDQYAEPESVDGILLDLGISSPQVDEAHRGFSFRKDGPLDMRMNTDHGLTAAEWLEQASQEEITRVIKTYGEERFAYQIAKAIVAKREEGLSPKTTLQLASLVASVVRTREVGQDPATRTFQALRIFINRELDDLELGLKAALSLLKPGARLAVISFHSLEDRNVKQFLQSHAKVAVPRGLPVRDRDLPQSALEIIGRIKPSDEEVRENPRARSAIMRVAEKRIGSIS from the coding sequence ATGAACATAACTCATCGCCCAGTATTGCTGGCCGAGGCGGTGACGGCGCTGATCAGTGGTCCACGTATTGCATCTCCCGCAGCGTCAAAAAATCTACTCTTGATCGACGGAACATTTGGTCGGGGTGGTCACACTCAAGCACTGCTTGCAAGACTTCCCTCCGATGCTCGAATGATTTCCTTCGACAAGGATTTGGATGCGATCGCAGTAGCGGAAAGCATCAGCGATCCACGACTGCATATCGTGCACGACAGTTTTGCGCAGATGGATCAGTACGCCGAGCCAGAATCAGTCGACGGCATTTTGCTGGATCTTGGAATCAGTTCCCCGCAGGTGGACGAAGCACATCGTGGTTTTTCATTTCGCAAGGATGGTCCGCTCGATATGCGGATGAATACGGATCACGGATTGACAGCAGCAGAATGGTTGGAACAAGCGTCCCAAGAGGAGATCACTCGCGTGATTAAGACTTATGGCGAAGAGCGTTTTGCATATCAGATTGCTAAAGCAATTGTGGCCAAGCGAGAAGAGGGGCTGTCGCCAAAAACTACTTTGCAATTAGCAAGCTTGGTAGCTAGTGTGGTTCGTACAAGAGAGGTGGGACAGGATCCTGCTACAAGAACTTTTCAGGCGCTGCGTATTTTCATCAACCGTGAGCTAGATGATCTCGAGCTCGGATTAAAAGCAGCGCTGAGCTTGTTAAAGCCGGGCGCCCGCTTGGCAGTAATTAGCTTCCATTCGCTAGAGGATCGCAACGTGAAGCAGTTTCTGCAGTCACATGCCAAGGTTGCAGTGCCGCGTGGCTTGCCCGTGCGCGATAGAGATCTACCGCAAAGTGCTTTAGAAATTATTGGGCGCATTAAACCTAGTGATGAAGAGGTTCGAGAGAATCCTCGTGCTCGTTCAGCCATCATGCGTGTTGCAGAAAAGCGGATAGGGTCGATAAGTTGA
- the ftsL gene encoding cell division protein FtsL has product MNRATLTLLVLLLICALSLVASQQRARKLFISLERAQIEERKLNQDWLRLEYEQRNLSKSARIRDVARNQLRMVPISPERTLYLKEAR; this is encoded by the coding sequence TTGAATCGCGCCACTCTGACTCTACTCGTTCTTCTACTGATCTGTGCACTATCTTTGGTGGCATCACAGCAACGTGCTCGTAAATTATTCATTTCATTAGAGCGTGCGCAAATTGAAGAGCGCAAGCTTAATCAAGACTGGTTGCGCTTGGAATATGAACAGCGCAATCTATCCAAGTCCGCACGGATTCGTGATGTTGCTCGCAATCAGTTGCGCATGGTCCCCATCTCCCCAGAACGTACTTTGTACTTAAAGGAAGCTAGATGA